The window AAAAGAGATGATTTTCCAGAGTTAGTTTTTCCAAAAATCCCTATATGTAATCTATTTGAATTTGGGGTATTTTTCATAATTTCCTCCTAAAGATACAAATCTCTCTCTCCATTTTTTATTTTTTCTAATTTTTCTAAAGTTAATATTTTAATATCTTCTCTTTTTATATTTTCTATCTCTCTTGCTATAACTTTTTCAACTTTTTCTGTTAATTCTAAATCTCCATAATCCATAGCATATTCCATTAAAGTCAATAATGCATTTGGCGAGCAAACATTTTGAATATTTCCACTTTTAGCTAATTGCATAAATCTATCCCCTGTTCTTCCCATTCTATAGCATGCTGTACAATAACTTGGTATGCAATCTTGATCTAAAAGTTCTTTTAATACCTCTAAAGGTGTTCTGTGATCAGCTAATTCAAATTGTGTCTGAGTTTTACCTTCTTCTCTGTCTGTATATCCTCCAACATCAGCAGAAGAACCTGCACTTATTTGAGAAATTCCATATTTTATTAACTCTCTTCTTAACTCAGCAGTTTCTCTCGTTGAAAGAATCATTCCAGTAAATGGAACAGCTAATCTTATTATAGCCACAATATTTCTAAATGTATCATCATCTATTTGATGAGGATACTCATCTAAACTCATTCCCTCAGCTTTTTTTATTCTAGGTACAGATATTGTATGGAAGCCCACTCCGTAATGCTTTTCTAAATATTCATTATGCATCATTAACGCTATAATTTCATATTTATAATCTGCTAATCCAAAAAGAACTCCTGCACCAACATCATCTATTCCACCTTCCATTGCTCTATTAAAAGCAGTTAAATGATATTCATAATCTCCTTTTAGAGATTTAGGATGAACTCTCTCATAGGTTGGCTTATGATATGTTTCTTGAAATAAAATATATGTCCCTATTTCAGCATCTTTTAATTTTTTATAATTTTCAACTGTTGTTGCTGCAATATTTACATTTATTCTTCTTATAGAACCATTTTCAAATTTAGTTGTATAAACTGCATCAATAGCTTCTAGCACATAATCAATAGGTACATTTACAGGATCTTCTCCTAATTCTAAAGCAAGTCTTTTATGTCCCATTTTCTCCAATAATTTAACTTCATTTTGAATTTGTTCTCTAGTTAGTTTTTTTCTTGGGAATTTATTATCTCTTTTATATCCGCAGTATGTACAGTTATTTACGCAATAATCACTTACATAAAGAGGTGCAAAAACAACTATTCTATTTCCATAAATCGATTTTTTTAACTCTCCTGCAATTTCATAAAGTCTTTTCTTTTGATTTTCATCTTTTATCTGTAAAAGAGATGCAACCTCTTTATGTGTTAATCCCTCTTTATTACTGGCTTTATCTAATATTCTATCTATCTCTTTATAATCTGTTATTTTAGATTCTTCTAATAATTTTTCTATATACTCTTGATCAATAAAATTTATTTTCTTTTCCATCTGACATTATCTCCTCTTGTTAGTACTGGCTGAAAACCAGCTTCTAAAATGCTATTTTCAATCTTTAGTTTCTCTTCTGCCGATTCTTTACCTAAAAAGACTTTTCCATTGTATAAAGCATAT of the Cetobacterium somerae ATCC BAA-474 genome contains:
- the hydG gene encoding [FeFe] hydrogenase H-cluster radical SAM maturase HydG, with translation MEKKINFIDQEYIEKLLEESKITDYKEIDRILDKASNKEGLTHKEVASLLQIKDENQKKRLYEIAGELKKSIYGNRIVVFAPLYVSDYCVNNCTYCGYKRDNKFPRKKLTREQIQNEVKLLEKMGHKRLALELGEDPVNVPIDYVLEAIDAVYTTKFENGSIRRINVNIAATTVENYKKLKDAEIGTYILFQETYHKPTYERVHPKSLKGDYEYHLTAFNRAMEGGIDDVGAGVLFGLADYKYEIIALMMHNEYLEKHYGVGFHTISVPRIKKAEGMSLDEYPHQIDDDTFRNIVAIIRLAVPFTGMILSTRETAELRRELIKYGISQISAGSSADVGGYTDREEGKTQTQFELADHRTPLEVLKELLDQDCIPSYCTACYRMGRTGDRFMQLAKSGNIQNVCSPNALLTLMEYAMDYGDLELTEKVEKVIAREIENIKREDIKILTLEKLEKIKNGERDLYL